The Cynocephalus volans isolate mCynVol1 chromosome 1, mCynVol1.pri, whole genome shotgun sequence region GATACCTAcaagaacatggatgaactttgaataCTTTGAAGAAagtattatattaaatgaaagaagccagatacaaaagaacaaagactgtacgattccatttacaagaaatgtccagaataggcaaatccatggagtcagaaagtagattagtggtttctagGAGCTAGGGaaagaacagaatggagaatAACTGCTAACCAATACAGGAATTCTTTTGGGGGGATGAAGATGTCCTgaaattagacagtggtgatgactgcacaactctatgaatacatgaaaaatcattgaattgaACACTTCGAAAATGACttttacactgaaaattacaaagcattgttgaaagaaattaagaagacctGAATGAAATATCCTGTGTttatggactggaagacttaatattgttaaaatggcaagaatctccaaattgatctacagatttaatacgACTCCTATCAAAATAAGGTGGCTTTGCAGAAACTGACaagttgatcctaaaattcatacataaatgcaagggacccagaatagccagaACAATcctggaaaaacaacaacaaagatggAGGACACACaattcccaatttcaaaactcacTACAAAACTTCAAcgatcaagacagtgtgataccAGCATGAGGAtggacatatagatcaatgaaacagaattgagagcctagaaataaaccctcacatttatgaTCAACTGATTTTCTACAACAGGtgccaaaacaattcaaaaggaaaagaatggtCTTTTCAACATATGGTGATGGGATAAGTGGATATGCACATCTGAAAGAATTAAGTGAACCCCCACCTCACACCATATTAAAAGattaagtcaaaatggatcacagacctaaatggaAAAGCTAAAACTTTATGAgtcatagaagaaaacacaggtgtAAATCTTCAAGACTAAGAATTAAGCAATGGCTTCTTAGATAGGACACCAatagcacaagcaacagaagggggaaaaaaacagataaactggacttcatcaaaatgtaaaactttgtGTATCGAAAGATACtatcaagaaaatataaagataacccacagaatgggagaaaatatttccaaaccatATATCTGGTAAGTATCTAGTATCCAGAATAATAAACAACTTTTACAGCACaatgataaaaagacaaataatccagctttttaaatgggcaaaggatttgaattgatatttctccaaagaagatacacaaacagttaaaaagaacatgaaaagatgctcaacatctgCTATCATCTGaatatgtcctcccaaaattcatatgttgaaacctaatcaccaatgtgatgatgttaggaggtggggcctttgggaggtgattaggtcatgagggtaaagcactcatgaatggtattagtgcccttgtaaaagagaccCTGGAGAGCTAGCTTGCCTCTTCTACCACATAGGGgtaaggtgccatctatgaaccaggaacaGGTCCTCACTAGACACCAGCTTTTCCAGTGCCTggatcttggaattcccagccttcagaactgtgagaaataaatttcagttgtttataagccacccagtttatggtattttgtcatagcagccccaATGGGCCaagacatcattagtcatcaaggaaacGCACATCAAAATATCAACGAGAAACCATATCACaaccactaggatggctataatcaaaaaagcaaacaggttttggtgaggatgtagagaaactgaaaccctcatAGACTGATGGTAGGATTGTAAAATAccacagctgctttggaaaacagtctggcagttcctcaaatgttAAGCACagagttactatatgacccaTTAATTCTACTCCTAATTGTATATCCAAGAAAATGGAAAACGAATGCCCAagcaaaaacttgcacatgaatgtttatagaagctttattcataatacctaaaaaaaatggaaataacccaaatttcatcaactgataaatgtaTAAGCAAAAAGTGATAAattcatacaatggaaaattagtcataaaaacaaataaaggactgatacatgctgcaacatggatgaaccctgaaaacatgctaagtgaaacagaccagacacaaaaggccacatactgtatgattccacttccaTGAAATGTCAAGAATAGGCAAATATGTGGAGGCAAAAAGTATATTAAAGATTCCAAGGGCTGGGGAAAAAGGAGAGTAGGAAGTGACTGCTCATGGGTAcgggtttctttttgggatgatgaaaatgttctgaaattaaatagtggtatggttgcacaactctgaatatgcTAAAAATTACTGTATTGTACATttaagggtgaattttatggtacatgaattatatctcaatttttaaaatacgtaagtttttaaaattacaatgtgGTGTAGGTTTAGTTACCCAAAGAAATGTtatctaacattttcttttccctaacCTAATAAAAATATACTCTTCTTCTATAAAAAGACAGATACCAGAATAATCACTATGCTAAAAAACATTAAGAAACCATTAATGCAACTAAAACCAACCCCAGAATAAATTATTAAAGTCATTTTTAAGACTGCCTATTTTTCATTAATCTTACCAATTTTCAAATCATTGGCCAGACTTTCTTTTGTAAGATTCAACAGTTCTTTTCCATCAATGTTATTCATCTTGAAAATATCAACGAGGTCTTTTAAACCTTGTGCACAAAGCCATGTTGAGACATCCTCCTCTGACCAATCTTCAGTAAATTGCTTCAGCTGATCTTCCATGCTCCTTGCttaaaacacacagacacacacgaaataacaaacaaaaaaacctgcctTTATAGACATTCTCACTGGGAACtacaaagtaaatgaaatttcCTTATATCTTTGTTTTACTAATTCAATTcccttttaagaattttaaaaaatcaaatatcacTATGTATAATTAAGTCATTTAATATTATATAGTTAATACAACATTAACttttttggacttttttctttttcactccagAAAAGCAATTTTCTTTATTACATAAAATTCATACCAGCAAAGATGTTCTATTTGCTCTATAATCTGTAAATCAGCACCAGTATCTGGTTAATTCTTACAGTAATAAATATGAAACTCCCAAATTATATGCCAGTGTTGCTTGATGAGGCCAAAAATAAAACgaacaaaatataattataatttctattGTCCTCAGGCCATATTTATCTGAAAAATCAGTATGGAGTAGAAATAAACAGCTTACAAAACCATGGGAGGTGTGATATACATGACTATGCACCCACCTCAAAGCATTTatcaacagtttttttttaacataagtcAACTATTTTAACACTGGCTTctgtaaaactattttaaaagtatattaaattTGGATGTATACTTTATATTGAGAGAAGCAATGTAAATAACTTCTCAAAAGACTTACTGAATTTCTGATTTTAACGGTTAATGGAGTCAAGCTGGTTTAAAGATGATGTCCTTACTAACCTTGGCAAAGTGTTTCCAGGTCAAATTGCCAGATGTTCACTGTTTTGTCCATTGATCCAGTAGCAAGTAAAAGGATACTGGGTGCAAAGGCACAAGTTGTGACATACCTAATTAATAAATACAACTATTATGTATTGCTGTGAATTGATGTCCCCCCAACTCAGTCCCCACTGTGACGGTgtaaagagggtaggaaatcctattatgataattgaaaggaggagccctgaagaggtgattagatcataggaccatgccgtagtgaatggattaataatggtggtcaggggcatagttctgggggctttaaaaagaaagcatgtgagtctctgtctgctccaccattctcaccatgtgagacccctgggtcactgttgccaccaccaagaccctcaccagatgtgttccctggactctgttggacttcccagcctctgaaactgtaagcaataaattttgttttctttataaattacccagttccaagcattttgttataagcaacagaaacaaactaatacatgtaCCTTCTgactaattttttaattatatcaaTACAAAGAGAGGTTAATTTCAGACCTGGTGTGTTGAGTCAACGTGTGAAGTATATTCTCAgtattctgaaaaacaaaaacagctttaTACTTAGGCAAAAGGGAAGTTACTGATAAAGACTCACCTGATGTAAATGGTTTATATGCTACATGTATTCTAATAGTTATTACTAATAACCAATGTAAATTGAAACTTTACTCAATGAATAATAGAGACTGGCATCTATAAATAATAGTATGGTCAGGTTTTTACTTCACTTCTTCTCAATTATTAGCATTGTTGTCTACTATCTATCTTCTTAGAATTTTTAGTATAGTAGATCCCTGGCATTTGCTGATTTGTTTTAACTAATAGTAACCTAAACTTctattatatgaaataatttgaatttttactaTGGCATTTGACTTGTAAACACTGCAGGACCAGTGGGTAGAAACTGTTCACTGTgtagactgaatgtccccccaaattcactgaagtttaacccccactgtaattgttgaggatgggaaatcccattatggtaagtgaaaggtgagaccttgaagaggtgaccaGATTGTGAgtaccatgcctagtgaatggattgatccattcactgagcTATAAGTTGGTTTAATAGTGgccatgggcgtggttctgatggctttaaaaggagagcacatgacaaGCTCGCTCTCTCTCtactcacaatgtgataccctctgtcactgaagtcaccaccaaagaaggtcctcaccagatgtgttccctggactttcgacttcccagcctctgaaactgtaagcaataaatattgtttctttacaaattacccagtttcaggtatttctgttataagctatagaaatagactaatacagtcacTTAGATTTTGAGTACACTTAGGTGGCCATCCAACATCTAGGTGTATTTAACTGGAACTCACAcatattttacagagaaaacGTAATGCTATGATTATTTTTGTGGATGTACAATCTCATGAGAAGTTCGTGAGAAATATTAAGGATATACTTCACCTTGCTTGAGtattctttcccatttcctgCCAGAACTCTCAATGACTTAACTTCTGTGTAGAGGACAAGTTTAGATCACCTGCTTGACCCACTACACTTTGATGATTTACATCTCCATTTTTTTGCTGGCATAGCTACAGTCTGAACTCAATCATTACAAGGCTCAAACCAACACTAATTTCTCTTAGAGAATACTTTCATCAACTACATCATTGTTATGTGTAAAACATTCACTTTTCTTTATACTCATGCAACTGAGACTTTACTCACATGGAACTGCCAAAAATTCCCTTTTTCCAAGTCCATGACGACCTACTCTTTCTTACGCTAGTCTCTAAATCAAGCCAGGACTCTAAGAATGATAGGCCCCACTCTCAGTAATACTCTCCAAAAACCCTGGGGTAAACATTCATTCTTTGTTGTTATAGAAGCCTGGTATAAAAGTTTAATAATTGacagaaagtaattttttagaTATTGGTGCTCtttaaatctgtattttctaTGATCAGATTTAAAATCTGtccatattaaaataattattgaaatatttaaggGCTTGTACCAGAACCAACACCTTACCTGCATAACTATTTTAGCATTTGTGAAAATGTATATGTTATATTTTGGGGCCTACTAAACAAAAAGCATACATACTTTTTCTATAGAGCTTAACTAAACTTAAGTTTGGTAGTCTAATAAACATAATTTACATGGATCACACAGAAGATTTTGAGATACTTACAATATCATATACTATGACAGATTTATCCActgatctttaaaagaaaaagaaaattatgggtgaaaagttctgtaaaaacaaaatatagcatttatgtaattagtatttttaaagcattttagtAACTTTTTTAGGAAAGGCTGAAATCTGACATACAAACATTTAGCATGCAGTCTCTTTTTGTTCATATGTATGAACTCTTATTCAAAAAatgatatgttatatatataatttaacagaaaattatacacGTCATTAAAACAACAGCATATGCTATTTACACTATGTAGCCATAAAGAGAACAAGCACCTATGACACATACATAAAACATAATTCCACATCAAGTTAGTAACTCAAATGGAAAaaccattacaaaaaaaaaaaaaactattactaCTCAGCTTTGCTTCAGATAGTATTGCTTTTTACCATGCATATGGCTGTGCCTTAATTACTAATCTATATATACCTGTTTTGATTGTGACCCATTTTTGAAAGTTATAATTCTAAACTTGATGTTGACTACATGGTTCCTTTTAGTggtataaaaatgaaaagcaaccaTCTGGGTTTATTCTAGCAGGGAAAAGATCAtcatacaaagaaaactaaaatattataacaaagcacataattaaaaacaacagaTAAATATGCTTCTATCTGGTATTCCTCCCTCTTGGAAATAGTCTTTATGCCACCATGACATATGTTGCAAGGTGAGAAAACATCTGCAAATATAAGTGTTACTACACTCTGTATAACATtaacatttgtatttattattaaaaagtagCTGATTATAGTTTGACCACAGGAGTCACACCTATTAGAAGGCTTACAATTTCTGTTCAGTAGGCCATCCAATGATGAGTATTGGCTACAGAATCTCTGTCACAAgttcaaaatagaaattatactttaaaactTCAAACATTAAATCAAAGACAAGATGAGAAGCATATAATGCATTCTTGatgtcaaaaatcagttatagctttaaatattaaatttgagCTAAAACACGAGAAATTTTATTAGCAGCTAACATTACTTGAGTATGCATATgctattcttttatgttttacataCTTTTCTGTATGTCTGTTCTATTTCATATCAAAATAGTTTCAGAATATTAAACTAAATAGCTTACCCTGAGACCAGCATCCGCCCATCATGGGAAAAAGCACAAGCCAGAACAGGAGCACAGTGCCCACTCAgtgtacttttatattttaactcaAAACCTACAAAtaacaagatgaaaaaaaatcagcaagctGACCAtgcttagaatttatttttaaggtatcactagttcacttatttattcaataatctTTGAGTGTCTAAaggacacaaatattttaaatcttcatGCAACTCAGGTATCTATACATATAACCAAATAATTACGTGAGATTAAGTTGTTTCTAAAGTTCagtaataaatttctttaaaaaaataatgtgctCAGCAAAGGCCAGGAGTAATTTTATGActaccaaattatttttaaacatttaatctaTACCAGAaattttgatccctgtactagacagccaccaaaaaaataaaatataccacaAATAATTTAGTGTCTCATAAAAACATAATACGCCAATTGCCCAAAAGACTAAAAAatcaaatgcttattttttttaaatctaatattaAGAAAGTATTTTCCGGGCTAGCCAAtgagctcagttagttagagtgtggtgctgataacaccaaggtccagggtttgatccctgtatcagtcagttgccaaaaaaacacaaagcaaaaataataaataaatattttcttaggttcacagagacagaaaaaaaaatttttttaagttttaatattttctcattctctaaataaaataatcaattttgatttacaCATCTTATTATTCTCATGTATCTTTATAACACCCATACAAAGTATGATAACACTAAATCCTTTCTATACTTTCtagaattactaaaaataaatatcacaacTACTTTAAAGGTAAACAGAGGGAATTCAATATATTTTGGTGACAACCTGTAAGAATAATTATTAAGAAgttggcctgggggtggggaggaataaacaagtaaaatctATAGCTATGtcagacaaaataaaacttttttcgaAGTGTTAATGGCTCCTAATGAAGACAGCAAGCATTTTAACTAAACAATGGGTCATGAGAGCAGGTAAAAGTTTCAAGCtcaaaatagggggaaaaaatttttttcttaatctgggGAGCAGATATGAGCATGATAAAggcactttaatttttaattttaagtgctAGAAATACAATGATGAACTTCAAAAGGCTTTCATTCTAACTGGGAACTCACAAACCCATAAGTAGGCACAATAAATCAAATGAAGCAAAAATATTAAGCTGCAAACCAGTGAAGACTGTAAAACTTGCAATATGACCATAGAAATAGGTCATATTCTCAAAAATAAGAACCATATATCTGTCCATTCCTCCTCACAAATAAGGCATTACAACAAGGTTCAAATGATGATAAATGCTTTCCGAAAAAACTTTAACTGCATGTTTATAAGCTGTTATATacaagtatgtttttaaaaagagtctgtaaaaatattttccagacaatGTATGAAAGGCTTTACTTTTGAAcgattattaaaaatatattgtatttagAACATCCGCACATGactacatttataatttcttatcagaattttatttctggTAAAAGAAGGAActagaaggaagaggagggataGACCACAGAAGTCAAGGAGCTCATTCTCACCAGCATGTCATACATTAAAAGGGTTACTAAATGTAACCAAATAGGCAAGAAATAACTAAATTTCCACTAAAAAAGGAATGTATTTCCTAACAGGCTCTCTTCTATGCACTTGTATAATTATGAACAATGAAAGTGTAGTTTGTGATTTAACTGAAGTTTATTAGGTAACAAGTAATATTTTGAGGCATCTGAATCAATATAGCCAACTGGCCACAAATTTCTGTCCTCATTAAAATGATGATGAAG contains the following coding sequences:
- the WDSUB1 gene encoding WD repeat, SAM and U-box domain-containing protein 1 isoform X3, with translation MWSGLPSQNLGCLFYPYLRSVDKSVIVYDINTENILHTLTQHTRYVTTCAFAPSILLLATGSMDKTVNIWQFDLETLCQARSMEDQLKQFTEDWSEEDVSTWLCAQGLKDLVDIFKMNNIDGKELLNLTKESLANDLKIESLGLRSKVLRKIEELRTEVKSLSSGIPDEFICPITRELMKDPVIASDGYSYEKEAMENWISKKKRTSPMTNLVLSSVVLTPNRTLKMAINRWLETHQK